The Streptococcus gwangjuense nucleotide sequence ATGCCAAAGAATATGGCGTTGAAGAATATGTCAACATACTTCTTGCGATTATACAGGTGGAATCGGGCGGTACTGCGGAAGATGTTATGCAGTCCTCGGAATCCCTCGGTCTTCCACCTAATTCATTGAGTACAGAAGAATCCATTAAGCAAGGTGTGAAGTATTTCAGTGAATTATTAGCCAGTAGCGAAAGGCTCAGTGTAGATTTAGAATCGGTTATCCAGTCCTACAATTATGGTGGTGGTTTCTTAGGGTATGTGGCTAATCGTGGAAATAAATATACCTTTGAACTGGCTCAAAGTTTCTCAAAAGAGTATTCAGGTGGCGAAAAAGTGTCTTACCCCAATCCCATAGCCATACCTATCAATGGGGGCTGGCGATACAACTATGGCAATATGTTTTATGTGCAACTGGTAACGCAGTATCTTGTCACAACAGAGTTTGATGATGATACGGTACAAGCCATCATGGACGAAGCACTGAAATATGAGGGCTGGCGATACGTTTACGGTGGAGCTTCCCCGACTACTTCTTTTGATTGTAGCGGACTGACACAATGGACGTATGGAAAAGCTGGAATTAACTTACCACGAACCGCACAACAGCAATATGATGTGACCCAGCATATCCCACTATCGGAAGCACAAGCTGGCGATTTGGTTTTCTTTCATTCTACCTATAACGCTGGCTCTTATATTACTCATGTTGGGATATACCTTGGCAATAACCGTATGTTTCATGCAGGCGACCCAATCGGTTATGCCGACTTAACAAGCCCCTACTGGCAACAGCATTTAGTGGGAGCAGGACGAATCAAACAATGAGAAAGGAAGATTTAATGATGAAATTTAGAAAAAATCAGAATAAAGAAAAACAGATACCAAAGGAAAAGAAACCTCGTGTCTACTATAAGGTCAATCCTCATAAAAAGGTTGTGATTGCCTTGTGGGTACTTTTAGGGCTTAGTTTCAGCTTTGCGATATTCAAGCACTTTACAGCTATAGATACTCATACTATTCACGAAACAACTATCATAGAAAAGGAATACGTTGATACTCATCATGTAGAAAATTTTGTAGAGAACTTTGCGAAAGTCTACTATTCATGGGAGCAATCCGATAAGTCCATTGATAATCGAATGGAAAGTCTAAAAGGCTATCTGACAGATGAACTTCAAGCTCTCAATGTTGATACAGTACGCAAAGATATTCCTGTATCGTCTTCTGTAAGAGGATTTCAGATATGGACGGTAGAGCCAACTGGCGACAATGAGTTTAATGTAACCTACAGTGTAGACCAGCTCATTACAGAGGGAGAAAATACAAAGACCGTCCACTCTGCTTATATAGTGAGTGTCTATGTAGATGGTTCTGGAAATATGGTACTGGTTAAGAATCCGACCATTACCAACATACCTAAGAAATCAAGTTATAAACCAAAAGCCATTGAAAGTGAGGGGACGGTTGATTCCATTACAACCAATGAAATCAATGAGTTTTTAACGACGTTCTTCAAGCTCTATCCTACAGCGACAGCCAGTGAACTTTCCTACTATGTGAATGACGGGATATTAAAACCAATCGGAAAAGAGTACATCTTTCAAGAACTGGTAAATCCTATTCACAATCGTAAGGATAATCAAGTCACGGTATCGCTGACAGTGGAGTATATCGACCAGCAGACCAAAGCAACGCAGGTATCTCAATTTGATTTGGTACTTGAAAAGAACGGGAGTAATTGGAAGATTATAGAATAACAAATATTGGTACATTATTACAGCTATTTTGTAATCACGTACTCTCTTTGATAAAAAATTGGAGATTCCTTGACAAATATGCTCTTACGTGCTATTATTTAAGTATCTATTTAAAAGGAGTTAATAAATATGCGGCAAGGTATTCTTAAATAAACTGTCAATTTGATAGTGGGAACAAATAATTGGATGTCCTTTTTTAGGAGGGCTTAGTTTTTTGTACCCAGTTTAAGAATACCTTTATCATGTGATTCTAAAGTATCC carries:
- a CDS encoding lysozyme family protein, with product MKLKTLVIGGSGLFLMVFSLLLFVAILFSDEQDSGISNIHYGGVNVSAEVLAHKPMVEKYAKEYGVEEYVNILLAIIQVESGGTAEDVMQSSESLGLPPNSLSTEESIKQGVKYFSELLASSERLSVDLESVIQSYNYGGGFLGYVANRGNKYTFELAQSFSKEYSGGEKVSYPNPIAIPINGGWRYNYGNMFYVQLVTQYLVTTEFDDDTVQAIMDEALKYEGWRYVYGGASPTTSFDCSGLTQWTYGKAGINLPRTAQQQYDVTQHIPLSEAQAGDLVFFHSTYNAGSYITHVGIYLGNNRMFHAGDPIGYADLTSPYWQQHLVGAGRIKQ
- a CDS encoding conjugal transfer protein; this translates as MRKEDLMMKFRKNQNKEKQIPKEKKPRVYYKVNPHKKVVIALWVLLGLSFSFAIFKHFTAIDTHTIHETTIIEKEYVDTHHVENFVENFAKVYYSWEQSDKSIDNRMESLKGYLTDELQALNVDTVRKDIPVSSSVRGFQIWTVEPTGDNEFNVTYSVDQLITEGENTKTVHSAYIVSVYVDGSGNMVLVKNPTITNIPKKSSYKPKAIESEGTVDSITTNEINEFLTTFFKLYPTATASELSYYVNDGILKPIGKEYIFQELVNPIHNRKDNQVTVSLTVEYIDQQTKATQVSQFDLVLEKNGSNWKIIE